The window CGGTCGATGTCTCCGCATCGTATTTCAACGCCCAAACCTTTCCGCTGACATAGTCACCGTAGAGGTAATAACCATCGAGCATCGGTGTTTGAGTTCCGCGGTAGACAGCTCCGCCAGTGACCGATTTGCCCCAATCATCGGTGTGCGGGTATTCGATCAACGGATCGATCAAATCAGGACGAGCGTCAGAACCATTTCCGTTCAACGTGAACTTGTGATTGGCTTCCCGCAGGCTCCAACCGTAGTTCCCGCCACGACGGATCAGGTTGACTTCTTCCCACTCGTTTTGGCCCACGTCGGCTGCCCATAGGAAATCGGTCTTGGGATCGAATGCCATTCGCCAAATGTTGCGAATCCCGATCGCGTAGATCTCCGGCCGTGCATCGGACTTGCCGACGTAAGGGTTGTCGTCGGGAATTCCATAAGGCTTGTCGCCATCGCGTTTGTCGACATCAATCCGCATGATCGAACCAAGCAACTGACTCGGGTCTTGTGCCGATTGCAGCGGGTCGTTGGCTTTACCACCGTCACCCAAAGCGATGTACAAGTAACCATCGGGACCGAACGCGACGGTGCCGCCGTTGTGATTCCAAAACGGTTGCTCGATCCGCATCAACTCGCGTGCGGTCGAAGGATCACCCTTTTGATTGTTGCTACCTTTGACGGTGCTGAACTCAGTCAGCACAGAAACGTGCGGTTTGTCCGACGTGGTGTAGTAAGCGTAGAAAAGACCGTTCTCTTTGAACTTGGGATGGAATGCCAAACCCAAGAACCCTTCTTCGTTTTCATTGTCCTTGTAGGTGACCAGCTCGCTGAAGTCACCAAACACTTCAGGCTCGGAAATCTCGCTGTCGTTCTCGTCGAAGGCATACACTTCACCGGTTTGGCTGGCGACGAACACACGTCCGCTGCCATCGCCCGAACCGGTGATGATCACCGGACGACTGATGCGAAGGTTCGGATACGCTTCCACGGTTTTGACCGGCATCGGTGAAACGTCAAGCGATGCGGGAGGATCGGCCAAGTTGATGGTGGACGAAGATTGCTTCGGCGTGGACGCCACCGCATCGGGTGATTCCGCGATTGCGGCCGGCGTGGCCAAGCAAGCTGTTGCGGCTCCACTGAGCAGCAGCTGATGAATCCAAGACTTCTTCATAGCGAGAACCTTCGGGGAACAAATGAGATAAGTGGGGATAGCAAAAAAGACGCTCGCCAAATGACGAGCGTCCATGATCAATTGATTGTGTCGAGATTGCCGAAACGATCTACAAAATCTCAAGCAACTCGACTTCGAAAACCAACACTTCGTTGGGTCCGATCTTTGGTGGCGAACCGTTCTCGCCGTATGCCAATTCTGGTGGAATGTAGAGCATCCATTTCGAACCAACCTTCATCTTCTGAAGAGCCATCTGCCATCCTTGGATCACTCGACCGACAGGGAACTTGGCAGGTTGACCACGCTCGACCGAACTGTCGAAGACTTCGCCATTGGTCAGTTTGCCGGTGTAGTGAACCGCGACGGTGTCTTCAGCGGTCGGGGATGCTCCTTCGCCTTCCTTGACCACTTTATATTGCAGTCCACCCTCGAGTTCTTTGATGCCCTTCGCCTTGGCGTTTTGTTTCAGCCACAAGTCGCTCTTCTCTTTGTTCATCACGCCTTGCTTTTTAAGCTCGGCCATCCGCTCCGCCTGACGCTTCTGCATCATGGCTTGAATCTTGCCTTGGATTTCTTGCAGTTGTTCGTCGGACAACGCTGGGTCCTTTTCTGACAACGCGTCTTTCAGACCTTGGTTCATACCTTCGACGGTGAAGTCGGTTGGTTCGAAACCTTGTTGAACGAAAGAGTTGCCGACGGTGAATCCGAGGAAGTAGCCGAGTTGATCATCGACCTTGGCCGCAGAATCATCTTGGGCGTTGCCGGGGGAGGTCATGACGAACGTGGCCAAACAGAGGGTGGGAATTAGGCGGGAGAGACGGGGCATCGGTAATGTCCTAAGAGGGAGGCAAGCAGACGCGTTGTTGGCAGACAATCGCCGACAACCTTCGAGACTTCGTGCTGCCTGCATTCAAGATACCAGTCGAGGCAGAATACTTCACGCCCCGACGAATTGGGTGTGGTCGTTCACTCAGAATTGACGTTTTTTAACGCGATCAAAGCATGTTCGAGTGAATGATTTTGCAAAACGCAGGATCCACCCGGGAGTGAATCGTGCTTCGCTGGTGAAACCGAGCCCAATAACAGGCGGCTGAAACACCAGATGACTCCACGCTGCAT of the Rhodopirellula baltica SH 1 genome contains:
- a CDS encoding PQQ-dependent sugar dehydrogenase; translation: MKKSWIHQLLLSGAATACLATPAAIAESPDAVASTPKQSSSTINLADPPASLDVSPMPVKTVEAYPNLRISRPVIITGSGDGSGRVFVASQTGEVYAFDENDSEISEPEVFGDFSELVTYKDNENEEGFLGLAFHPKFKENGLFYAYYTTSDKPHVSVLTEFSTVKGSNNQKGDPSTARELMRIEQPFWNHNGGTVAFGPDGYLYIALGDGGKANDPLQSAQDPSQLLGSIMRIDVDKRDGDKPYGIPDDNPYVGKSDARPEIYAIGIRNIWRMAFDPKTDFLWAADVGQNEWEEVNLIRRGGNYGWSLREANHKFTLNGNGSDARPDLIDPLIEYPHTDDWGKSVTGGAVYRGTQTPMLDGYYLYGDYVSGKVWALKYDAETSTVTENRPISASGLPVFTFGQTDSGEVLVSTMMAGGRIYKFVAE
- a CDS encoding FKBP-type peptidyl-prolyl cis-trans isomerase, coding for MTSPGNAQDDSAAKVDDQLGYFLGFTVGNSFVQQGFEPTDFTVEGMNQGLKDALSEKDPALSDEQLQEIQGKIQAMMQKRQAERMAELKKQGVMNKEKSDLWLKQNAKAKGIKELEGGLQYKVVKEGEGASPTAEDTVAVHYTGKLTNGEVFDSSVERGQPAKFPVGRVIQGWQMALQKMKVGSKWMLYIPPELAYGENGSPPKIGPNEVLVFEVELLEIL